One stretch of Amycolatopsis tolypomycina DNA includes these proteins:
- a CDS encoding SPW repeat domain-containing protein — protein MTSHGTPAVRRRTAVLGAAAGLVLLAGLFLVLAPWIAGFGGAGVLALSDTVLGLVLVALAIARTATRRLALIGWVIPVLGAWVVLSPWLLSQAGDTPPSAAAITGNVVAGAVVVVAGVCSALAGER, from the coding sequence ATGACATCCCACGGCACCCCGGCCGTCCGGCGCCGCACCGCGGTGCTCGGTGCGGCCGCCGGACTGGTCCTGCTGGCCGGGCTCTTCCTCGTACTCGCCCCGTGGATCGCCGGTTTCGGTGGCGCGGGCGTGCTTGCGCTCAGCGACACCGTGCTCGGGCTGGTCCTGGTCGCGCTGGCGATCGCCCGCACGGCCACCCGCAGGCTCGCGCTGATCGGCTGGGTGATCCCGGTCCTCGGCGCGTGGGTGGTGCTTTCGCCGTGGCTGCTGTCCCAGGCGGGGGACACCCCGCCGTCGGCGGCCGCGATCACCGGCAACGTGGTCGCGGGCGCCGTGGTCGTGGTGGCCGGGGTGTGCTCGGCGCTCGCGGGCGAGCGCTGA
- the mmuM gene encoding homocysteine S-methyltransferase: MPSLETALSRGPVVIDGGLSNQLEAAGHDLSDELWTARLLRDDPEAVADAHLAYFTAGASVVLTASYQASFPGFARHGIPAGETANLLRRSVSLARTARDRYAGPERPLWIAASVGPYGASLADGSEYRGRYGLSASRLREFHRPRLEVLAEAGPDLFAVETIPDVEEAEVLVGLAAELDLPLWLSYTVAGTSTRAGQPLGEAFALAAGVPQVIATGVNCSAPEDVPAAAALAAAATGKPVVAYPNSGEVWDAAARRWTGRASWAPAEVRSWVAAGARLIGGCCRVGPAGIAGLAATVATP; encoded by the coding sequence GTGCCGTCTCTCGAAACCGCGTTGTCCCGTGGCCCGGTCGTCATCGACGGCGGGCTGTCCAACCAGCTGGAGGCCGCCGGGCACGACCTGTCCGACGAGCTGTGGACCGCGCGCCTCCTGCGCGACGATCCCGAGGCCGTCGCCGACGCGCACCTCGCCTACTTCACGGCCGGGGCGAGCGTCGTCCTCACCGCGAGCTACCAGGCCAGTTTCCCCGGCTTCGCCCGCCACGGCATCCCGGCCGGGGAGACCGCGAACCTGTTGCGCCGCAGCGTTTCCCTCGCGCGGACGGCCCGGGACCGGTACGCGGGCCCGGAGCGTCCACTGTGGATCGCCGCCTCGGTCGGGCCGTACGGCGCGTCGCTGGCCGACGGTTCGGAGTACCGGGGCCGGTACGGCCTGAGCGCGTCGCGGCTGCGCGAGTTCCACCGGCCGCGGCTGGAGGTGCTCGCCGAGGCCGGGCCGGACCTGTTCGCCGTCGAAACGATCCCGGACGTCGAGGAGGCCGAAGTCCTCGTCGGGCTCGCCGCGGAGCTGGACCTCCCGCTGTGGCTGTCCTACACCGTGGCCGGGACCTCGACCCGGGCCGGCCAGCCGCTCGGCGAGGCCTTCGCGCTCGCCGCCGGGGTCCCGCAGGTGATCGCCACCGGGGTCAACTGCAGCGCACCGGAAGACGTCCCGGCCGCCGCCGCGCTCGCCGCGGCGGCCACCGGCAAACCGGTGGTCGCCTACCCCAACAGCGGCGAGGTGTGGGACGCCGCCGCCCGCCGGTGGACCGGCCGGGCGAGCTGGGCCCCGGCGGAGGTCCGGAGCTGGGTCGCCGCCGGCGCCCGGCTGATCGGGGGTTGCTGCCGCGTCGGCCCGGCCGGGATCGCCGGACTGGCCGCCACCGTCGCGACGCCGTGA
- a CDS encoding amino acid permease gives MTSNTPAEPPAKRRFGLLTAVCLVTGNIIGGGVFLLPATVAPYGTVSIVALAVLTVGAVALAVLFGRLAARTPVTGGLYVYPREAFGDFAGFVSVWSYWTMTWASNAALAVAAVGYLQVLLPVPGGAGWQALLALAALWLPALTNFAGLKYVAAAQIVSTVLKFLPLAVVALVGPFFVHAGNFGPFDATGQGVVPSMSAAAAILLYSYLGVESAAVSAGEVRNPKRTVIRAGVLGTVASAVVYLLGTFAVFGLVPHTALAGSSAPFSDALNAMFGGTAGGVVMAVAAVLSIVGALNGWILMSAQMPYAAAVDGLFPRVFTRTRRGVPWAGALIGVVLASVLILFNYLGGTGQVFRVLVLITSFTAAVPYLLSAAAQLHWLARGDREKVRGGRLALDVTVAGVSFAVSLWLIAGAGYAAVYQGTLFLAAGLLVHVWLSARRRVPATS, from the coding sequence ATGACGTCGAACACCCCCGCCGAACCACCCGCGAAACGCCGGTTCGGCCTGCTGACCGCTGTGTGCCTCGTCACCGGCAACATCATCGGCGGCGGGGTGTTCCTGCTGCCCGCGACGGTGGCGCCGTACGGCACGGTGAGCATCGTCGCGCTGGCCGTGCTCACCGTGGGCGCGGTGGCGCTGGCGGTGCTCTTCGGCAGGCTCGCCGCCCGGACGCCGGTCACCGGCGGGCTCTACGTCTACCCGCGCGAGGCGTTCGGGGATTTCGCCGGGTTCGTGTCGGTCTGGTCGTACTGGACGATGACGTGGGCCAGCAACGCGGCACTGGCGGTCGCGGCCGTGGGGTACCTGCAGGTCCTGCTGCCGGTGCCCGGGGGCGCCGGCTGGCAGGCGCTCCTCGCGCTGGCCGCGTTGTGGCTGCCCGCGCTCACGAACTTCGCCGGGCTCAAGTACGTCGCCGCCGCCCAGATCGTCTCGACGGTCCTGAAGTTCCTGCCCCTGGCGGTCGTCGCCCTCGTCGGGCCGTTCTTCGTCCACGCGGGCAACTTCGGCCCGTTCGACGCGACGGGCCAGGGGGTGGTGCCGTCGATGTCGGCGGCCGCGGCGATCCTGCTGTACTCCTACCTCGGGGTCGAGTCGGCGGCGGTCAGCGCCGGCGAGGTGCGCAACCCGAAGCGCACCGTCATCCGGGCGGGCGTGCTGGGCACGGTCGCCTCCGCGGTGGTCTACCTGCTGGGCACCTTCGCCGTGTTCGGCCTGGTGCCCCACACCGCGCTGGCCGGGTCGTCGGCGCCGTTCTCCGACGCGCTCAACGCGATGTTCGGCGGCACCGCCGGCGGGGTGGTGATGGCGGTCGCCGCGGTGCTGTCGATCGTCGGCGCGCTCAACGGCTGGATCCTGATGAGCGCCCAGATGCCCTACGCCGCCGCCGTCGACGGGCTCTTCCCGCGGGTGTTCACCCGGACGCGCCGGGGCGTGCCCTGGGCCGGCGCGCTGATCGGCGTCGTCCTGGCCTCCGTGCTGATCCTCTTCAACTACCTCGGCGGGACCGGGCAGGTCTTCCGGGTCCTCGTGCTCATCACGAGCTTCACCGCAGCGGTGCCGTACCTGCTTTCGGCGGCCGCCCAGCTCCACTGGCTGGCGCGCGGAGACCGCGAGAAGGTCCGCGGCGGGCGCCTGGCCCTGGACGTCACCGTGGCGGGGGTCTCGTTCGCCGTGTCGCTGTGGCTGATCGCCGGCGCCGGCTACGCCGCTGTCTACCAGGGCACGCTGTTCCTGGCCGCGGGGCTGCTCGTGCACGTCTGGCTCTCGGCCCGGCGGCGCGTCCCTGCTACGTCATGA
- a CDS encoding MFS transporter codes for MNVAQAAPASVASGLDPRRWKALILLCTANFMVILDAQIVIMGLPSISADLKLSPVAAQWALSANLLTFGGLLLLGGRAADLLGRRKVFIAGTALFLLVSLLSGFAWNAEVLLVARALHGVSAALMAPTALSILTNTFPEGRERNKAFAAWSGIASIGATVGLLLGGTLIDWLGWQSIFFVNVPVALLMLILSPVLLRESKDAGKQRTFDLAGAVVSTAALGLLVYILVEAPAKGWVSFHTLGLGVVFLVLVALTLVIEKRSAAPLVPLRLFRSPALVGGNVVTAIVAALAFGMSVAISQFSLGVLHYTALEFGLSQSAMPIAAVAGAYLAQAVLNRIGIRVVAVTGVVLLGAGCFLLTGISPTGTYWADVFPGLVLFGLGLGGGPVALAAAALNGIAKRDAGIASGFNTAAFQVGGAIGVAIVSTIIASHMAQAATNPAAVIEGFSQGFVACVIFAAVGLVLAVALLRKRGGGQLQVVPEQRTPSAH; via the coding sequence GTGAACGTCGCCCAAGCAGCTCCCGCATCGGTGGCGTCGGGTCTCGACCCGCGCCGCTGGAAAGCCCTCATTCTGCTCTGCACGGCCAACTTCATGGTGATCCTCGACGCGCAGATCGTCATCATGGGCCTGCCGTCGATCTCGGCCGACCTCAAGCTGTCCCCCGTCGCGGCGCAGTGGGCCCTCTCGGCCAACCTGCTGACCTTCGGCGGGCTGCTGCTGCTCGGCGGCCGCGCGGCCGACCTGCTCGGCAGGCGGAAGGTGTTCATCGCCGGCACGGCGCTGTTCCTGCTGGTGTCCTTGCTGTCCGGGTTCGCCTGGAACGCCGAGGTCCTGCTGGTGGCCCGCGCCCTGCACGGGGTTTCGGCCGCGCTGATGGCGCCGACCGCGTTGTCCATCCTGACCAACACCTTCCCCGAAGGCCGGGAGCGCAACAAGGCGTTCGCCGCGTGGTCCGGGATCGCCTCCATCGGCGCGACCGTCGGCCTGCTGCTCGGCGGCACGCTCATCGACTGGCTGGGCTGGCAGTCGATCTTCTTCGTCAACGTCCCGGTCGCGCTGCTCATGCTGATCCTGAGCCCGGTGCTGCTGCGCGAGAGCAAGGACGCGGGCAAGCAGCGGACGTTCGACCTCGCCGGGGCGGTCGTCAGCACGGCCGCGCTGGGCCTGCTCGTCTACATCCTGGTCGAGGCGCCCGCCAAGGGCTGGGTCAGCTTCCACACCCTCGGCCTCGGCGTGGTCTTCCTCGTGCTGGTCGCGCTGACGCTGGTGATCGAGAAGCGCTCGGCGGCGCCGCTGGTGCCGCTGCGCCTCTTCCGCTCGCCCGCGCTGGTCGGCGGCAACGTCGTGACGGCGATCGTCGCGGCGCTCGCGTTCGGCATGTCCGTGGCGATCTCCCAGTTCTCGCTGGGCGTGCTGCACTACACGGCGCTCGAGTTCGGCCTGAGCCAGTCGGCGATGCCGATCGCGGCCGTGGCCGGCGCCTACCTCGCGCAGGCCGTGCTCAACCGTATCGGCATCCGCGTCGTCGCGGTCACCGGCGTGGTGCTGCTCGGCGCCGGCTGCTTCCTGCTGACCGGCATCTCGCCGACGGGCACCTACTGGGCCGACGTCTTCCCGGGCCTGGTCCTGTTCGGCCTGGGCCTCGGCGGCGGCCCGGTCGCCCTCGCGGCGGCGGCCCTGAACGGCATCGCCAAGCGCGACGCGGGCATCGCGTCCGGGTTCAACACCGCGGCGTTCCAGGTCGGTGGCGCGATCGGCGTGGCGATCGTGTCGACGATCATCGCGTCGCACATGGCGCAGGCGGCGACCAACCCGGCGGCGGTCATCGAGGGCTTCAGCCAGGGCTTCGTGGCGTGCGTGATCTTCGCGGCCGTCGGCCTGGTGCTGGCCGTGGCGCTGCTGCGCAAGCGCGGTGGCGGGCAGCTGCAGGTGGTCCCGGAGCAGCGGACGCCTTCGGCGCACTGA
- the ligD gene encoding non-homologous end-joining DNA ligase: MDPADITTSNPDKIYYPEAGLTKGDVVGHYRTVAEAMVPHLRGRPLTLRRYPNGIAGQTWYQKEASPKLPSWIRVEAIPQRTTSDVRHVICDDAATLVYLANQAAIEYHIWSSTVDDLEHPDMVLIDIDPPDHVTVADLRGIARLVRDVYTAAGLTPYLQATGGRGFHVVAPLEPSFTYDEVRDLAKVAAEVLARLDPDRLTTAVRKNQRGDRVYLDILRNGYTSTFVAPYSLRARPSAGVATPLDWHELGKAEPDGWTPKRMKDRLARKADPWAGMADHAASPARALELLKAL, encoded by the coding sequence GTGGACCCCGCCGATATCACGACCTCGAACCCGGACAAGATCTACTACCCCGAGGCCGGGCTGACCAAAGGCGACGTCGTCGGGCACTACCGGACGGTCGCCGAGGCGATGGTGCCGCACCTGCGCGGCCGGCCGCTGACCCTGCGCCGCTACCCGAACGGCATCGCGGGCCAGACCTGGTACCAGAAGGAGGCCAGCCCGAAGCTGCCCTCCTGGATCCGCGTCGAGGCGATCCCGCAGCGGACGACCAGCGACGTGCGGCACGTCATCTGCGACGACGCCGCGACGCTGGTGTACCTGGCCAACCAGGCGGCGATCGAGTACCACATCTGGTCGTCCACTGTGGACGACCTGGAGCACCCGGACATGGTGCTGATCGACATCGACCCGCCCGACCACGTCACCGTCGCCGACCTGCGCGGGATCGCGCGCCTGGTCCGCGACGTCTACACCGCCGCCGGGCTGACGCCGTACCTGCAGGCCACCGGGGGGCGCGGGTTCCACGTCGTCGCGCCGCTCGAGCCCAGCTTCACCTACGACGAGGTCCGGGACCTGGCCAAGGTCGCGGCCGAGGTGCTGGCCCGGCTCGACCCCGACCGGCTCACCACGGCCGTGCGGAAGAACCAGCGCGGCGACCGCGTGTACCTCGACATCCTGCGCAACGGCTACACCTCGACGTTCGTGGCGCCCTATTCGCTGCGCGCGCGGCCGTCCGCCGGGGTCGCGACGCCGCTGGACTGGCACGAGCTCGGCAAGGCGGAACCGGACGGCTGGACGCCGAAGCGGATGAAGGACCGCCTGGCGCGCAAGGCCGATCCGTGGGCCGGGATGGCCGACCACGCGGCCTCCCCGGCGCGGGCGCTGGAGCTGCTGAAGGCGCTTTAG
- a CDS encoding AfsR/SARP family transcriptional regulator, whose product MRFQVLGPVTASVPLPSAAQPRRLLAVLLARAGRFVGRDTLIDELWPDGAPPSAAAIVQVTVSKLRKTLSPGLGAAEAGQRLRSGPRGYALSVEPGELDADDFLALLGSGADDRAQRRRTLDRALACWRGDAFADVAGGPLLEAHKLWLEDRRCAALLQLVELELADGDGESVVERLAPVVAARPADERFAARLAVALGAVGHRESALEVLRRTRRALWDEAGVWPGADLVAVYRRIAGTEWTTPGPPAQLPPAVPDFTGRAAELADVGRALRGPAPVVLHGAAGAGKSALAVQAAWRARRRFPDGQLTASLRAPDGTPAEPATVLTGFLRLLGATPAELADRAGLAGLWRGYTADRRLLVLLEDAASEAQVRALLPAGPGCATLVTARRELPGLCGARAVPVPPLSTEDARALLAAIAGESRLKAEPEAAQRLLGHGAGLALAVRIAGVKLATRPNLRVADLAARLADDRRRLDELTAGDLGVRAVVTSALRERSAAEVSLLRLLAAFGVPVPEWGAAALLDRSLAEARDRLDDLAAAHLLDPAGTRWAVPPFVRLVLAESPAGADPAALRRACEAALALADHARGRPAPPPDPALARRIAADPAGWAAEETGLLAAAVRLSGAHGWHELTERLADACTALAGTPWLGHAARAVSVLGLAAARRRRDPRAEAGKLYNLGAVHWQHGHWHRARNYFVMAEHRYRALADPQGTGEVLTALADVHLDGGDPHAAEAELREALGLFRACGDRRGQAAAAAQLGSLAEDVGDVRRAVESFEASMLLAREADDGRGHDQAAKRYADVLRRHGDRDRAACLLAGALGGAVRTRERHWEAHVLRSLGDLHTDAGEPADGQRFLTRSLALFERIGHRHAAAYTHRSLAEARRRAGDPAGARRHLRLALDVFRELRDRRGAGYALLGLGRTAAEDGDGGEAERLLRASAGLFRELGFPLWELRALGELDAVTSASPDRDRTREVLAKIRR is encoded by the coding sequence GTGCGGTTCCAGGTCCTCGGGCCGGTGACGGCCTCCGTCCCGCTGCCGTCGGCGGCCCAGCCGCGGCGGCTGCTCGCCGTCCTCCTCGCCCGCGCCGGCCGGTTCGTCGGCCGCGACACCCTCATCGACGAGCTCTGGCCGGACGGCGCCCCGCCGAGCGCCGCGGCGATCGTGCAGGTCACCGTGTCGAAGCTGCGCAAGACGCTCTCGCCCGGCCTCGGTGCCGCCGAGGCCGGGCAGCGGCTGCGCTCCGGACCGCGGGGGTACGCCCTTTCCGTCGAGCCGGGGGAGCTGGACGCGGACGACTTCCTGGCGCTGCTCGGCTCGGGCGCCGACGACCGGGCGCAGCGCCGCCGGACGCTCGACCGGGCGCTGGCGTGCTGGCGGGGCGACGCGTTCGCCGACGTCGCGGGCGGGCCGCTGCTGGAGGCGCACAAGCTGTGGCTGGAGGACCGGCGCTGCGCGGCCCTGCTGCAACTGGTCGAGCTGGAGCTGGCCGACGGCGACGGTGAGTCCGTGGTCGAGCGGCTCGCCCCGGTGGTCGCCGCCCGGCCCGCCGACGAACGGTTCGCCGCCCGGCTCGCGGTCGCCCTCGGCGCCGTCGGCCACCGCGAATCGGCACTGGAGGTGCTGCGCCGGACCCGGCGCGCGCTGTGGGACGAGGCGGGCGTGTGGCCGGGCGCCGACCTCGTCGCGGTGTACCGCCGGATCGCCGGCACGGAGTGGACGACGCCGGGGCCGCCCGCCCAGCTCCCGCCCGCGGTGCCCGACTTCACCGGCCGCGCGGCCGAGCTCGCCGACGTCGGACGCGCGCTGCGCGGCCCGGCCCCGGTCGTGCTGCACGGGGCCGCTGGGGCCGGCAAGTCCGCGCTGGCGGTCCAGGCCGCCTGGCGGGCCCGCCGCCGGTTCCCCGACGGCCAGCTGACCGCGTCCCTGCGCGCCCCGGACGGCACCCCCGCCGAGCCGGCGACCGTGCTGACGGGTTTCCTGCGCCTGCTCGGCGCCACCCCGGCCGAACTGGCCGACCGCGCCGGGCTGGCCGGGCTGTGGCGCGGCTACACGGCCGACCGGCGGCTGCTCGTCCTGCTCGAGGACGCCGCGTCGGAGGCCCAGGTGCGGGCCCTGCTGCCCGCCGGGCCCGGCTGCGCCACGCTCGTCACCGCCCGCCGCGAGCTGCCCGGGCTGTGCGGGGCGCGAGCGGTCCCGGTGCCGCCACTGTCCACAGAGGACGCCCGCGCGCTGCTGGCGGCGATCGCCGGGGAGTCGCGGCTGAAGGCGGAACCCGAAGCGGCGCAACGGCTTCTCGGGCACGGCGCCGGGCTCGCGCTCGCCGTCCGGATCGCCGGGGTGAAGCTCGCGACGCGGCCGAACCTGCGCGTCGCCGACCTCGCCGCGCGCCTGGCCGACGACCGCCGCCGGCTCGATGAGCTGACCGCCGGCGACCTCGGCGTCCGTGCCGTGGTGACGTCGGCGCTGCGGGAGCGGTCCGCCGCCGAGGTGTCGCTGCTGCGGCTGCTCGCCGCCTTCGGCGTCCCCGTCCCCGAGTGGGGTGCCGCGGCGCTGCTCGACCGGTCCCTCGCCGAAGCCCGCGACCGGCTGGACGACCTGGCCGCCGCCCACCTGCTCGACCCGGCCGGGACGCGGTGGGCGGTGCCCCCGTTCGTGCGGCTCGTGCTGGCCGAGAGCCCGGCCGGCGCCGATCCCGCGGCGCTGCGCCGGGCGTGCGAGGCCGCGCTGGCGCTCGCCGACCACGCGCGGGGCCGTCCGGCGCCCCCGCCCGACCCGGCCCTCGCCCGGCGGATCGCGGCCGACCCGGCGGGCTGGGCGGCCGAGGAGACCGGCCTGCTCGCCGCCGCCGTCCGCCTGTCCGGCGCGCACGGCTGGCACGAGCTGACCGAACGGCTCGCCGACGCGTGCACCGCGCTGGCGGGCACCCCGTGGCTCGGCCACGCCGCTCGCGCCGTCTCGGTGCTCGGGCTGGCCGCGGCCCGGCGCCGCCGCGACCCGCGCGCGGAGGCCGGAAAGCTCTACAACCTCGGTGCGGTGCACTGGCAGCACGGCCACTGGCACCGGGCGCGGAACTACTTCGTCATGGCCGAGCACCGCTACCGCGCCCTGGCCGATCCGCAGGGCACCGGGGAGGTGCTGACCGCGCTCGCCGACGTCCACCTCGACGGCGGCGACCCGCACGCCGCCGAGGCCGAGCTGAGGGAGGCGCTGGGCCTGTTCCGCGCGTGCGGGGACCGGCGCGGCCAGGCCGCCGCGGCGGCGCAGCTGGGCTCGCTGGCCGAGGACGTCGGCGACGTCCGGCGGGCGGTCGAAAGCTTCGAGGCGAGCATGCTGCTCGCCCGGGAGGCCGACGACGGCCGCGGGCACGACCAGGCCGCCAAGCGCTACGCCGACGTCCTGCGCCGGCACGGCGACCGGGACCGGGCGGCCTGCCTGCTCGCCGGCGCGCTCGGCGGCGCCGTCCGCACCCGCGAGCGGCACTGGGAGGCGCACGTCCTGCGCAGCCTCGGCGACCTGCACACCGACGCCGGCGAACCGGCCGACGGGCAGCGTTTCCTGACGCGGTCATTGGCGCTGTTCGAACGGATCGGGCACCGGCACGCCGCCGCCTACACCCACCGCAGCCTCGCCGAGGCCCGTCGCCGCGCGGGCGACCCGGCGGGCGCGCGCCGGCACCTGCGGCTCGCGCTGGACGTGTTCCGGGAGCTGCGCGACCGCCGCGGCGCCGGGTACGCCCTGCTCGGCCTCGGGCGGACGGCGGCCGAGGACGGCGACGGCGGCGAGGCGGAACGGCTGCTGCGCGCCTCGGCGGGGTTGTTCCGGGAGCTCGGGTTTCCGCTGTGGGAGCTGCGGGCCCTGGGCGAACTCGACGCCGTCACCAGCGCTTCCCCGGACCGGGACCGGACTCGTGAAGTCTTGGCGAAGATCAGGAGGTGA
- a CDS encoding DJ-1/PfpI family protein: MTDEQKTIAFVVYPGLTPLDLVGPLQVLSALGQLDPRFRTVVVGATKDTVGTDTPLRVAPSHTFDEVPSPFAVLVPGGTVPTLHAMADERLLAWLRTAAVSAELLTSVCTGSLVLGAAGLLDGREATTHWMFRDLLTGLGATPVARRWVEDGPVITAAGVSAGIDLALHLVERLAGRQVATTIQFGIEYDPEPPQGALDWANQPYGDLKPLREHTLREGLKEHPELLEKLLAHV, from the coding sequence ATGACCGATGAGCAGAAGACCATCGCCTTCGTCGTGTACCCCGGCCTGACGCCGCTCGACCTCGTGGGCCCGCTGCAGGTGCTCAGCGCGCTCGGGCAGCTGGACCCGCGCTTCCGGACCGTCGTCGTCGGCGCCACGAAGGACACCGTCGGCACCGACACGCCGCTGCGGGTCGCCCCGAGCCACACCTTCGACGAGGTGCCGTCGCCCTTCGCGGTGCTCGTGCCCGGCGGCACCGTCCCGACCCTGCACGCGATGGCGGACGAGCGCCTCCTCGCCTGGCTGCGCACCGCGGCCGTCTCCGCGGAGCTGCTGACGTCGGTGTGCACCGGCTCGCTCGTCCTCGGCGCGGCCGGGCTCCTCGACGGCCGCGAGGCGACGACGCACTGGATGTTCCGCGACCTGCTGACCGGCCTCGGCGCGACCCCGGTCGCCCGGCGCTGGGTCGAGGACGGCCCGGTGATCACCGCGGCGGGCGTCTCGGCCGGCATCGACCTGGCCCTGCACCTGGTGGAACGGCTGGCCGGCCGCCAGGTCGCGACCACCATCCAGTTCGGCATCGAGTACGACCCCGAGCCGCCGCAGGGGGCGCTGGACTGGGCGAACCAGCCCTACGGCGACCTGAAGCCGCTGCGGGAGCACACGCTGCGCGAAGGCCTGAAGGAGCACCCGGAGCTGCTGGAGAAGCTCCTCGCGCACGTCTGA
- a CDS encoding DNA polymerase ligase N-terminal domain-containing protein, which translates to MADRLDEYRRKRRRSRTPEPWPEGPPQPGNDDLFVIQEHHATRLHWDFRLERDGVLVSWAVPKGLPLSPGVTRLAVHTEDHPMEYLDFEGEIPAGEYGGGWMAIWDTGRYETLHWNNHKVEIVFHGGKANGKYLFLNRHNPEDEGDWTLRRLDPAEPGHEDSPEFLEPMAAVDGELPADDADWAYEFDWGGARTMLCVSGGRIAAHDDTGADVIGRWPELHKLGETLGSTEVLLDGEMVVVCDGRPDPAGLVRRGRADGTDAKRLAKHCPAFFFAYDLLHYEGRSTLDLPYLERRDMLADLGLSGGNWQVPRYFHGGGEAVLAAAREHGLGGIYAKRADSEYRPGKADGDWLRIRT; encoded by the coding sequence ATGGCCGACAGACTCGACGAGTACCGGCGCAAGCGGCGTCGCTCCCGCACCCCCGAGCCGTGGCCGGAAGGCCCGCCGCAACCCGGCAACGACGACCTGTTCGTCATCCAGGAGCACCACGCCACCCGGCTGCACTGGGACTTCCGGCTGGAGCGCGACGGCGTGCTGGTCTCGTGGGCGGTGCCGAAGGGCCTGCCGCTCTCCCCCGGCGTCACGCGACTGGCGGTGCACACCGAAGACCACCCCATGGAGTACCTCGACTTCGAGGGCGAGATCCCGGCCGGCGAGTACGGCGGCGGGTGGATGGCGATCTGGGACACCGGCCGCTACGAAACCCTGCACTGGAACAACCACAAGGTCGAGATCGTCTTCCACGGCGGCAAGGCGAACGGCAAGTACCTCTTCCTCAACCGGCACAACCCCGAGGACGAAGGCGACTGGACGCTGCGCCGCCTCGACCCGGCCGAGCCCGGGCACGAGGACTCCCCCGAGTTCCTCGAGCCGATGGCCGCGGTCGACGGCGAACTGCCCGCCGACGACGCCGACTGGGCCTACGAGTTCGACTGGGGCGGCGCCCGCACGATGCTGTGCGTCTCCGGCGGCCGCATCGCGGCGCACGACGACACCGGCGCCGACGTCATCGGACGCTGGCCGGAGCTGCACAAGCTCGGCGAAACCCTGGGCTCGACGGAGGTCCTGCTCGACGGCGAGATGGTCGTGGTCTGCGACGGGCGCCCGGATCCCGCGGGGCTCGTCCGGCGCGGCCGCGCCGACGGCACCGACGCCAAGCGGCTGGCCAAGCACTGCCCGGCGTTCTTCTTCGCCTACGACCTGCTCCACTACGAAGGCCGGTCGACGCTGGACCTGCCCTACCTCGAACGCCGGGACATGCTGGCCGACCTCGGCCTCTCCGGCGGCAACTGGCAGGTGCCGCGCTACTTCCACGGCGGCGGCGAGGCCGTGCTCGCCGCGGCGCGGGAGCACGGCCTCGGCGGGATCTACGCGAAGCGCGCGGACAGCGAGTACCGCCCGGGCAAGGCCGACGGCGACTGGCTCCGGATCCGGACGTGA